In Apis cerana isolate GH-2021 linkage group LG3, AcerK_1.0, whole genome shotgun sequence, the sequence ttaaaatttataattattataatttcataatttggtATTATTTGTAgctaaaagaataaatcaacCTCCAATTGCAATAATTTCACCTGCTTCGCAAGTTGTAAAATTACCAAATACGGGGGCTGTGTTAGACGGTTCGTCAAGTAAAGACGATGATCgtattatttcttatcgttGGGAATTACAACAAGGTCCTATTGGATATCATCCTAATCTAGTTGATACACCTACTTTACAATTAGATAATCTTATCCCTGGCAATTATACTTTTAAGTTAGTTattgagattattttattgtttatttctaaaaatattaaaaagataatattaatcttaaatttttttcagattaacAGTTGAAGATTCTAATCATATTACTAATTCTACGAGTGCTAATATAACAGTTTTAAAAGTAACTGATTATCCTCCTAGTGCAAATGCAGgccaagatattattatatatttacctcAAAATACATTAACACTTAATGGTAACTTAAGTACAGATGATCATGGAATAGCAAATTGGGAATGGACAAAAAGTCCTTCAGATCAAAACAAAGCAGTAGATATGCAAAATACGAGAACaccatatttacaattatctaACTTGGAAGAAGGAATGTATACATTTGTGCTAAAAGTAACAGATGATTCAGAACAATCTTCGATAGCCGAGATTCATGTATTTGTGAAACCACCAACTAATAAACCACCAAAAGGTAATTaaaggatttttattatttttccaatgaaaaaattgattttatataatattatataatataattgattttatataatataaataattttaaaaagctgATGCTGGCGAAGATATAACTATAGCGTTACCCGAAACAAAAACTGTACTTGATGGTCGTAAAAGTaaagatgatattaaaattgtatcatatCATTGGGAACAAATGAggtaaatttaagtttatgtattaatttatatattagttattatatacatatttaacattatattatattagttatattatatatatagttacatattatatattattatataatatgatatatatgtattatatattatatattatgtttattagtttaagttatatctaataatgcattaatgatattcaattttattgaacaGTGGGCCAAATAAAGCTGAATTCTCAGCAATGAACGAATCAGTTAcaaatataacgaaattaaCAAAGGGTGATTACGAATTTAAGTTAACTGTAATTGACGACAATGGAAATAAAGATTCAGATGCTGTCAAAGTAAAAGTTACACAAAGTATGgataaacttttattctatattttacaaattaaacatttataattatttaattaataaaaaattaattttattatatagataaaaatgctCCTCCAAAAGCAAATGCAGGTGGGGATCAAGTTGTTGTAGCACCTATTAgtgcattaattattaatggatCTCGATCAATTGACGATTTAAGAATTAGTGAATGGATGTGGACAAGAGATCCATCTAGTCTTGCTATAGGTACTATAGTTCAAAATACTGACAAATCGCCAATTTTAatggtaatatttaataataatatttaatatatatgaatataaaaattataaatattcatatttaaatttcatttttagctGACAGATATTGTGCCAGGTAGATATGTTTTCAGACTAAAAGTAATGGATGATCAAGGTCTTAATAGTGAGGATACTGTATCTGTGATAGTAAAACCAGGTAAGTgacttaagaaaaaaataaaacaaaaaaaaaaatatattttaataaaaatttattattatatatatattttttatagatcctCAATTATTGCATTTAGTTGAATTAACATTGAATATCGGAGCAAATATGTTAACAGTATcgcaaaaaaattcattagtattaaaattgcaaatgttATTACGAGATGAAGCATCAATTATTGTTCGAAATTTAAGAGCAGAACCACATACTGGTAGagctgttttaattttttatgttgaaaaaaaaggaaaagttacTATGCATGGACCAGAAGTAGttaaacgattaaaagaaaaattaagacaaGATTCAGGTCTTCTTCAATTATCTGTGGCAAATATTGATACTGCTATATGTCAAAATAATTGTTCAggtaatgttttatattatatattatattataaacaatttgttatacaaaatttatcctTAATAAATAGGTCATGGAGTATGCGATCAAGAAACAAGATTATGTATGTGTGAAGCATTTTggatgcaaaatttaatacagaaatattttgGTAATGGTGATTCTAATTGTGGTatgttgaaataaatacatcaattttaatatgaaaatatcagtTGCTacaaaataagttaatttggaatca encodes:
- the LOC107998227 gene encoding dyslexia-associated protein KIAA0319-like protein, with translation MFKILYLELYLLLFGNCIGDYSDWDTKWQILCPGLYPRAFTSYTPHGNLSSGIYTMQPHLSSMKHCVATCCTKTTCNVALMHNGTCYHVQCESSKICMPLYRKDLANENPPSMILVKPVEEDEMWSDLLDQMNDDTGGFLMDGTEGDHILFGGSSCITQTNCLEHEICVKSEDKSDIGICQCSTGFKRNMAGICTLMEDIELGVTPQMKTQSIKDSNTSVKPPIKRLLVSVVSKEVRLPENEVTLSAYTVPAEQKNEHYNYAWSLLSQPDGHTGIMTNQNRMTVKLSNLSEGLYTFKVTVNGPNAYGEAYANVSVLPPKRINQPPIAIISPASQVVKLPNTGAVLDGSSSKDDDRIISYRWELQQGPIGYHPNLVDTPTLQLDNLIPGNYTFKLTVEDSNHITNSTSANITVLKVTDYPPSANAGQDIIIYLPQNTLTLNGNLSTDDHGIANWEWTKSPSDQNKAVDMQNTRTPYLQLSNLEEGMYTFVLKVTDDSEQSSIAEIHVFVKPPTNKPPKADAGEDITIALPETKTVLDGRKSKDDIKIVSYHWEQMSGPNKAEFSAMNESVTNITKLTKGDYEFKLTVIDDNGNKDSDAVKVKVTQNKNAPPKANAGGDQVVVAPISALIINGSRSIDDLRISEWMWTRDPSSLAIGTIVQNTDKSPILMLTDIVPGRYVFRLKVMDDQGLNSEDTVSVIVKPDPQLLHLVELTLNIGANMLTVSQKNSLVLKLQMLLRDEASIIVRNLRAEPHTGRAVLIFYVEKKGKVTMHGPEVVKRLKEKLRQDSGLLQLSVANIDTAICQNNCSGHGVCDQETRLCMCEAFWMQNLIQKYFGNGDSNCDWSILYVIIALLSLVVCWVGLIWGLVCLCQRICIGKRRSLRTKKKPPRYSLLQPEPEDESNTFSTHKMVLSESDTDSDDILFEHRKAKNSSQVRNGKSRNGFIKVGSRVKT